The following are from one region of the Salvia splendens isolate huo1 chromosome 2, SspV2, whole genome shotgun sequence genome:
- the LOC121760425 gene encoding uncharacterized protein LOC121760425: MSMASSSSIAVAHNSAVFSGSGTRSQALSWNPISTLAVSKRRSDELSFWAAKKTVLRYATRKSVVVSANTAPGVPPAAGPPPSSKPMSWILGLVVSFILPFFTNKWGPLWVIKNKLENAVQTVENIVEAVEKVADSVDKIAEDIADDLPEGSKLRNLVEKVESLAEKTAKTADSLDDVIDKVQEAGDHVDDIVCAAKAESDLLQQKKNS; encoded by the exons ATGTCAATGGCTAGCTCTTCCTCCATCGCCGTCGCCCACAACTCCGCTGTCTTTTCGGGTTCGGGTACGAGGTCTCAAGCTCTCTCTTGGAATCCCATCTCGACATTAGCCGTTTCCAAGCGCAGGAGCGATGAATTGAGCTTCTGGGCCGCCAAGAAAACAGTACTTCGATATGCTACCAG GAAATCTGTTGTTGTGAGTGCTAACACTGCACCTGGAGTTCCACCTGCAGCTGGCCCACCACCTTCTTCAAAGCCCAT GAGCTGGATTCTTGGACTAGTAGTGTCATTTATTCTACCCTTTTTCACCAACAAATGGGGGCCTTTATGGGTGATTAAAA ACAAGCTTGAAAACGCGGTCCAAACGGTGGAGAACATAGTGGAGGCAGTGGAGAAGGTGGCGGATTCCGTTGACAAGATCGCCGAGGACATTGCCGACGATCTTCCCGAGGGATCCAAACTGCGTAATCTtgttgagaaggttgaaagttTGGCCGAGAAAACAGCCAAGACGGCTGACTCTCTTGATGACGTCATCGATAAG GTCCAAGAAGCTGGAGATCATGTGGACGACATTGTATGCGCAGCCAAAGCAGAAAGTGATCTGCTGCAGCAAAAGAAAAATAGTtga
- the LOC121786419 gene encoding auxin transporter-like protein 3: MASEKVETVVAGNYVEMEREEDVRSTSTKSKLSSMFWHGGSVYDAWFSCASNQVAQVLLTLPYSFSQLGMASGIVFQLLYGLMGSWTAYLISVLYVEYRTRKEREKVDFRNHVIQWFEVLDGLLGKHWRNIGLFFNCTFLLFGSVIQLIACASNIYYINDNLDKRTWTYIFGACCATTVFIPSFHNYRIWSFLGLIMTTYTAWYLTIASLLHGQVEGVQHSGPAKMVLYFTGATNILYTFGGHAVTVEIMHAMWKPQKFKLIYLLATIYVLTLTLPSASAVYWAFGDLLLNRSNALALLPRTRFRDAAIVLMLIHQFITFGFACTPLYFVWEKFVGVHKTKSLFKRALTRLPVVIPIWFLAIIFPFFGPINSTVGSLLVSFTVYIIPAMAHMVTFASPSARENAVERPPRILGGWAGLYITNIFVVAWVFIIGFGFGGWASMVNFVRQINTFGLFAKCYQCPKH, from the exons ATGGCTTCAGAGAAAGTAGAAACTGTAGTTGCAGGAAACTATGTGGAAatggagagagaagaagatgtgaGATCCACTTCCACCAAGAGCAAATTATCAAGTATGTTTTGGCATGGTGGCTCAGTTTATGATGCATGGTTCAGCTGTGCTTCTAATCAG GTTGCTCAAGTGCTGCTTACACTGCCTTATTCATTCTCACAACTGGGGATGGCATCTGGGATTGTGTTTCAGCTGTTGTATGGGTTGATGGGGAGCTGGACTGCTTATCTCATCAGTGTGCTTTATGTTGAGTACAGAACTaggaaggagagagagaaagttgaTTTTAGGAACCATGTCATCCAG TGGTTTGAGGTTCTTGATGGGCTGTTGGGAAAGCATTGGAGAAACATAGGCCTTTTTTTCAACTGTACCTTCCTTCTATTTGGATCTGTCATTCAGCTCATTGCATGTGCAAG TAACATCTATTACATAAATGACAACCTTGATAAGAGGACTTGGACATACATATTTGGAGCATGTTGTGCTACAACTGTTTTCATCCCATCATTCCACAACTACAGGATCTGGTCGTTTTTAGGCCTAATTATGACCACTTATACAGCTTGGTACCTAACCATTGCTTCCCTCCTACATGGCCAG GTTGAAGGAGTGCAGCATTCAGGGCCAGCAAAAATGGTCCTCTACTTTACTGGAGCTACCAACATTCTTTATACATTTGGTGGGCATGCTGTCACAGT ggAAATAATGCATGCAATGTGGAAGCCGCAAAAGTTCAAGCTAATATACTTGTTGGCAACAATTTATGTCCTAACACTAACCCTTCCTTCAGCAAGTGCTGTTTATTGGGCTTTTGGAGATTTGCTTCTAAATAGGTCAAATGCTTTGGCTTTGCTCCCAAGAACTAGGTTTAGAGATGCTGCAATAGTCCTCATGCTCATTCATCAG TTCATAACATTTGGGTTCGCGTGCACACCTCTCTACTTCGTGTGGGAGAAATTTGTCGGGGTACACAAaactaaaagcttgttcaagcGCGCTCTAACGAGGCTGCCCGTGGTCATCCCGATATGGTTCCTTGCTATAATCTTCCCCTTCTTTGGGCCTATCAACTCCACAGTTGGATCACTTCTAGTTAGCTTCACAGTTTACATTATTCCTGCAATGGCACATATGGTCACATTTGCTTCTCCATCAGCTAGGGAG AATGCAGTGGAGAGGCCTCCAAGAATTCTTGGGGGGTGGGCTGGATTGTACATAACCAACATATTTGTGGTGGCATGGGTTTTCATTATTGGTTTTGGATTTGGAGGGTGGGCAAGTATGGTGAATTTCGTGCGTCAAATCAACACTTTTGGCCTTTTCGCAAAGTGTTACCAATGCCCCAAGCATTGA